One Nerophis ophidion isolate RoL-2023_Sa linkage group LG23, RoL_Noph_v1.0, whole genome shotgun sequence genomic window carries:
- the LOC133541635 gene encoding retinoic acid-induced protein 1, producing MKPVMQSFRERTGSGYHNNQPCYQQEPHELPRLETYRQHPHHPHTQLPHPGPGPHPGPGPGPLRSAYEARSLVNTASMSAATGAVTGGAPKDCYSQQQAYPGYLGNGGVIGNGGSTPLQIKKPFRGSKIHPPNSSLQSHGNYSNHMGTGAYSAQYISGGQLQQKWEETAQMTQYEQEMVGRMETGGPSAPNSSQYMDQTLLGHSQAQCHQPSNPSYSSPHHQPHTTNPSPSSLMYPQGHLHYPQPSPSPSSYIEKCSPMPHCFKGYAIPPTSQYARQISSHSNMKQAAYRTSQNSYNYQQSRGYEQQPPIQPLSNPQETHPKYQHFSQPQQNYCLSELSVRSPEQYYQTCSPSSSHSPARSVGRSPSYSSTPSPLMTNPESFQYGQPPMTPGAASSSSSSSTSMQEQGGSTAMLLPPRSHPSPNVSHTSSHSFTNTLQGPTMKERFSEKLLSNPSLWSLNALTSQVENISNNVQQLLLSEALVANKKATKRNSGGSNSSSGSAASSKKGEEYKSSYPESVVGGGPMQDLYSTVQHQPIPMELHEGGYSSSSDEPLDRAYYHGSQGRSPAQPTSTHLNVDTISSCSMTSPDDVSTRSGDSGLHNFTPDPIRCQLVQGGDATPGKSVGDERSPISVTISSPMKHDNDSSLDVQHINEPVKENFEESAWTEKSADAETKEQTTDYERDVDEANTIEKDEKLSDDDQFHYSEVDKSGEEKDFCYGDTLYENIQRKYDPDLLEQSPAACSDSSHNFGQEMKEDAYKSESSVASESSLKTLPCIPSSDLEQDQYSTKKEDSSDVPQIEALEKKTSNMTESRELIEEDEREAEADEQEKELEEQMQQPRSPALSDKVTKELEEEDDISPSSTCEHMNNRQGFEKPSADLCNRKENQRAKLHSDNELAGVPAHPNVATAAPSASSRESAIGDTAPQPQSAMPVFSALNDKTTATPAQSRDHIDHSDAKVLEPDSPQLPGKSILPSAPSWADTPPSPKKGDEDMEPGISCSSAVTPFAKPEPMAPSAQPRAFGRKHARGRRRMMHSAAAISRQLNLERDDEKEEDPLALQKPCRLPSKTVLFSDQTDLTHQESIVSQTPKMLPEGFTSRMCTRSFNAADLPSKVGAQLKRKASPKPGPKPEQKNGSKPGPKPSPKPGPKPGPKPGPKAVQCTTDPPETTGKRKPGPKPGLKLGSKPGPKPVSKPCPKPGPKPVLKSAEVLPPAENISIKAPTGCPKGSISKAKLLQQEDISHHLKEPQVRGKKNIKATVLQIHQEENPPNYIKAQENENKNMILRSRKPLQTKSLKEKEKIIDKKSLTPVVTEIETVDICLKRGECLSVQQTPDIVRKIGPTPEEHTQSVLCENKEEITKCQSPMDISTIAEKKKRGPKPKPKQMQLQTALVEQVVSTLKEGDIQGPPKKRRPQTKESEVHHPPKDTPPNVNEADTNDVPVVAPQCPTKTKVLPPRKGRGQKYEAMVQKITSPSSKKYLQASQIEINLIDEATTKELAFQSFKEGETCFPVNGTEMMEREEKSGQEPLKLLEGVQKKEVNQETEKQEMSQDASLADKLRDTVVEEGITCNETIQENHKQGTVPDIRSQMEAQVDLGRREEWTQQAQALLSADVSKTKSPKRKRWAMVESRDASVVALEADNLIITTPRLAKQKAIKNNHEMHLKQKRKQKGPLPPEDTKPAKEIKVETVEEPVEEVIACSESALPFSPNDIKECPDIGSTDVVQKSRRGRKPSKNPANQKRGKAPSEKISDKPVKVYKKPGPKPGMKDALEVIEAVVRAAGCEQAQKEEKGQHENEVGKCEAKDNESLPSPVVTISETQSEAIFVKRVRNRPIQQHPMSFCPYVRINNSRDFSSWCAIVNKPEEAQVFQRRRKKGILRMRNPYTVAKISPHTAAMLQGPSVNTYLSGRHLTCCLCGKPANYRDLGDLCGPYYSEDEVPRKTLTKEPVKKTPENPEEVSASEEPGSSSQTEEKEGDTEEPPRESSSNRHRHWPYRRAGKRDGKCREGVPRRITLRERLRRMNQLQAGLSNVQEGSFQRLQQEAEAREHWAHENCAIWTKGVIMVSGRLYGLKEAANNSTLTNCYKCQTAGASLSCCWRSCSRKYHYACARETGCTFHEDDFSIKCPKHEDL from the exons GCCTACTCAGCTCAATATATAAGCGGGGGCCAACTCCAGCAGAAATGGGAGGAGACGGCTCAGATGACACAGTACGAGCAAGAGATGGTTGGGCGGATGGAAACTGGCGGTCCCTCAGCCCCTAACTCTTCACAGTACATGGACCAGACATTGCTTGGCCACTCCCAGGCCCAATGTCACCAGCCCTCCAACCCATCTTATTCCAGCCCCCATCACCAGCCACACACGACAAACCCTTCCCCCTCTTCGTTAATGTACCCGCAAGGTCACCTGCACTACCCCCAACCTTCGCCCTCACCTTCATCTTACATAGAAAAGTGTAGCCCCATGCCCCATTGTTTTAAAGGTTATGCCATACCCCCAACCTCCCAATATGCTAGACAAATAAGCAGTCACAGTAACATGAAGCAAGCAGCCTACAGGACATCTCAGAACAGTTACAACTACCAGCAGTCAAGAGGGTATGAGCAACAGCCCCCGATACAACCTTTGAGCAACCCCCAGGAAACGCACCCAAAATACCAACACTTCAGCCAACCACAACAAAATTATTGCCTTTCAGAACTCTCTGTAAGGTCCCCAGAACAGTATTATCAGACATGTAGCCCCTCCTCAAGCCACTCTCCTGCACGCTCAGTAGGACGTTCCCCTTCCTACAGCTCCACCCCTTCACCATTAATGACCAATCCAGAGTCATTCCAGTACGGACAACCACCGATGACCCCGGGGGCGGCCTCATCATCATCTTCCTCTTCAACGAGCATGCAAGAGCAAGGTGGTTCCACTGCTATGTTGTTGCCTCCTCGCTCGCACCCTTCACCCAATGTTTCCCACACCAGCTCCCACAGCTTCACAAACACATTGCAGGGACCTACCATGAAGGAGCGCTTCTCAGAGAAGTTGCTTTCAAACCCGAGCCTGTGGAGCCTGAATGCCCTCACATCTCAGGTAGAAAACATATCCAACAATGTCCAACAGCTTCTGCTCTCAGAGGCACTGGTGGCCAACAAGAAAGCCACTAAGCGAAATAGTGGAGGAAGCAACAGCAGTTCTGGAAGCGCAGCATCGTCCAAAAAGGGCGAGGAGTACAAAAGTTCATACCCAGAAAGTGTTGTAGGTGGCGGCCCTATGCAGGACCTCTACTCTACTGTACAGCATCAGCCAATACCTATGGAACTACATGAGGGAGGTTACTCCAGCAGTAGTGATGAGCCATTGGACAGGGCCTACTACCATGGCAGCCAGGGCAGGAGTCCAGCTCAGCCTACTAGCACCCATCTTAATGTGGACACAATCTCTTCCTGTTCTATGACATCTCCAGATGATGTGTCCACAAGGTCTGGAGACTCAGGTTTGCACAACTTTACTCCTGACCCGATTCGATGTCAGTTGGTGCAAGGGGGAGATGCTACTCCAGGGAAGAGTGTTGGCGATGAGAGGTCTCCAATAAGCGTTACTATATCCAGTCCAATGAAACATGACAATGACTCATCTTTAGATGTACAGCATATCAATGAGCCTGTTAAGGAAAACTTTGAGGAATCTGCCTGGACAGAGAAGTCAGCAGATGCAGAGACTAAAGAACAAACAACTGATTATGAAAGAGATGTTGATGAAGCCAATACTATAGAGAAAGACGAGAAGTTGTCAGATGATGACCAATTCCACTACAGCGAAGTAGACAAAAGTGGGGAAGAAAAGGACTTTTGCTATGGGGATACTTTGTACGAAAACATCCAGAGAAAATATGACCCGGATTTACTTGAGCAGTCTCCAGCCGCTTGCTCAGATTCCAGCCACAATTTTGGCCAAGAAATGAAAGAAGACGCATACAAATCAGAATCTTCAGTTGCTTCTGAGAGTTCCTTGAAAACATTACCGTGTATCCCTTCCAGTGACCTTGAACAGGATCAATACTCCACTAAAAAGGAGGATAGCTCAGACGTCCCTCAAATTGAGGCCTTGGAAAAGAAAACATCCAACATGACAGAGAGCAGAGAATTGATTGAGGAAGATGAACGAGAGGCGGAAGCAGATGAACAAGAAAAAGAGTTAGAGGAACAAATGCAACAGCCTCGGTCACCCGCTCTATCTGATAAAGTGACAAAGGAACTGGAGGAGGAGGATGACATTAGCCCGTCTTCGACTTGTGAGCACATGAATAATAGACAAGGGTTTGAGAAACCTTCGGCCGACCTTTGCAACAGGAAGGAGAATCAAAGGGCTAAGCTCCATAGCGACAACGAGCTTGCAGGAGTACCTGCTCATCCAAATGTAGCGACAGCAGCCCCGAGTGCTTCTTCAAGAGAGTCAGCCATCGGTGACACAGCTCCGCAGCCCCAATCTGCTATGCCAGTCTTCTCCGCCCTCAACGATAAAACAACAGCAACTCCAGCTCAGTCCAGGGATCACATTGATCACAGTGACGCCAAAGTGCTGGAGCCAGACTCTCCTCAGCTGCCAGGAAAGTCAATACTTCCCTCAGCCCCTTCCTGGGCAGACACACCACCTTCTCCGAAGAAAGGGGATGAGGACATGGAGCCGGGCATCAGCTGTTCCAGCGCCGTGACCCCATTTGCCAAACCAGAGCCCATGGCCCCATCTGCTCAACCGAGGGCATTTGGACGTAAGCATGCAAGGGGGAGAAGGAGAATGATGCATTCAGCTGCGGCAATCAGTCGGCAGCTAAACTTGGAAAGAGATGATGAAAAAGAAGAAGACCCTTTGGCTTTGCAGAAACCCTGCAGGCTTCCCAGCAAAACTGTGTTATTCTCAGATCAAACAGACCTCACCCATCAGGAATCAATAGTGAGCCAGACACCCAAAATGCTACCTGAAGGTTTTACTTCCAGAATGTGTACACGATCATTCAATGCGGCTGACCTACCATCCAAAGTAGGAGCTCAATTGAAGAGGAAAGCAAGCCCAAAACCTGGGCCCAAACCAGAACAAAAAAATGGATCCAAACCAGGTCCTAAACCTAGTCCCAAGCCTGGGCCAAAACCAGGACCTAAACCAGGACCAAAGGCCGTGCAATGCACGACAGATCCACCAGAGACTACAGGGAAACGAAAACCAGGGCCAAAGCCTGGTTTAAAGCTTGGATCGAAACCTGGCCCCAAACCTGTTTCTAAACCGTGTCCGAAACCAGGACCGAAGCCTGTACTCAAGTCTGCAGAAGTTTTGCCACCTGCTGAAAACATATCCATCAAAGCCCCCACTGGTTGTCCCAAAGGTTCAATTTCTAAAGCAAAGCTGTTACAACAGGAAGATATAAGTCATCATTTAAAAGAACCACAAGTCAGGGGAAAGAAAAACATCAAGGCTACTGTATTACAAATACACCAGGAAGAAAATCCACCAAATTACATTAAAGCACAAGAAAATGAAAACAAGAACATGATCTTGAGGTCAAGGAAGCCCTTACAGACAAAATCAttgaaagaaaaggaaaaaatcATAGACAAAAAAAGTCTAACCCCAGTGGTAACAGAAATTGAAACAGTCGATATTTGTCTGAAACGAGGGGAATGTTTAAGTGTGCAACAAACTCCAGATATTGTCAGAAAGATAGGTCCAACTCCAGAAGAACACACCCAATCAGTTCTGTGTGAAAATAAAGAAGAAATTACAAAATGTCAGTCACCCATGGACATTTCAACTATAGCTGAAAAGAAGAAAAGGGGTCCAAAGCCTAAACCAAAACAAATGCAACTTCAAACGGCACTGGTGGAACAAGTTGTCTCCACACTTAAAGAGGGGGATATTCAAGGACCCCCAAAAAAGAGAAGACCACAAACTAAGGAATCCGAGGTGCACCACCCACCCAAAGACACTCCCCCTAACGTAAATGAAGCTGATACTAATGACGTGCCTGTAGTGGCTCCACAATGCCCAACTAAAACAAAAGTTCTACCTCCACGGAAAGGCCGAGGACAGAAATATGAGGCGATGGTGCAGAAAATCACATCGCCTAGCTCAAAGAAATACCTCCAAGCTTCACAGATCGAAATCAATCTCATTGACGAGGCAACAACAAAGGAATTGGCGTTCCAGAGTTTTAAAGAGGGGGAGACCTGCTTTCCTGTTAATGGGACTGAAATGATGGAAAGGGAGGAGAAAAGCGGACAAGAACCCCTGAAACTTCTAGAAGGGGTCCAGAAAAAAGAGGTCAATCAAGAGACTGAGAAGCAGGAAATGAGTCAAGATGCATCATTAGCAGACAAGTTGAGAGACACAGTAGTTGAGGAGGGTATTACTTGTAATGAGACGATACAAGAGAACCATAAACAAGGGACAGTGCCGGATATCAGAAGCCAAATGGAGGCTCAAGTAGATCTCGGCCGTCGAGAAGAATGGACCCAGCAGGCACAAGCACTTCTATCTGCAGATGTATCCAAGACCAAGTCACCCAAAAGGAAGCGATGGGCAATGGTGGAAAGTAGAGACGCTTCGGTTGTTGCTTTGGAAGCAGACAACCTAATAATCACCACCCCAAGACTTGCCAAGCAGAAAGCCATCAAAAACAACCACGAGATGCACCTAAAGCAAAAGAGGAAGCAAAAAGGTCCGCTTCCACCAGAAGATACCAAGCCAGCCAAGGAGATCAAAGTTGAAACTGTAGAGGAGCCAGTAGAGGAGGTGATAGCATGCTCAGAGTCCGCCTTGCCATTTAGTCCAAATGATATCAAAGAATGCCCCGACATTGGCAGCACAGATGTCGTTCAGAAATCCAGAAGAGGGAGAAAGCCATCTAAAAATCCAGCTAATCAGAAGCGGGGAAAAGCCCCATCTGAGAAGATTTCTGACAAGCCGGTGAAAGTCTACAAAAAGCCTGGCCCAAAACCTGGAATGAAGGATGCTTTGGAGGTCATTGAGGCGGTGGTCAGGGCTGCCGGGTGTGAACAGGCTCAAAAAGAGGAAAAGGGACAACATGAGAACGAAGTCGGAAAGTGTGAAGCAAAGGACAATGAATCTCTACCAAGTCCAGTGGTGACGATATCAGAGACACAGAGTGAAGCTATTTTTGTGAAGAGGGTCCGGAACAGGCCAATTCAGCAACACCCTATGTCTTTCTGTCCTTACGTGCGGATCAACAACTCCAGAGACTTTTCCTCTTGGTGTGCCATAGTCAACAAGCCTGAAGAGGCGCAGGTTTTTCAGAGGCGTCGAAAAAAGGGGATTCTCCGAATGAGGAATCCCTACACAGTTGCAAAGATATCGCCGCACACAGCTGCCATGCTGCAAGGACCCTCGGTCAACACATATCTTAGTGGTAGGCATCTCACATGCTGCCTGTGTGGAAAGCCTGCAAACTACCGAGATCTGGGCGACTTGTGTGGCCCGTATTACTCAGAAGATGAAGTTCCTCGGAAAACGTTGACCAAAGAACCCGTCAAGAAAACTCCAGAGAACCCTGAAGAAGTCAGCGCTAGTGAAGAACCGGGCTCTTCCTCACAGACCGAAGAGAAAGAAGGCGACACAGAGGAACCCCCACGAGAAAGTAGTAGCAACAGGCATCGTCACTGGCCGTACCGACGAGCCGGAAAAAGAGACGGAAAATGTCGGGAGGGCGTTCCTCGAAGAATAACACTCAGAGAGAGGCTAAGGAGGATGAATCAGCTCCAGGCTGGCCTTTCCAACGTTCAAGAGGGCTCGTTCCAAAGGCTTCAACAGGAAGCAGAGGCACGGGAGCACTGGGCGCATGAAAACTGTGCTATCTGGACCAAGGGGGTGATTATGGTGTCTGGGAGGTTATACGGACTCAAGGAGGCTGCCAATAACTCTACACTAACG AACTGCTACAAGTGCCAGACTGCAGGGGCGTCCCTCAGTTGCTGTTGGAGGAGCTGCTCTCGTAAATACCACTATGCCTGCGCCAGAGAGACAG